A window of Taeniopygia guttata chromosome 14, bTaeGut7.mat, whole genome shotgun sequence contains these coding sequences:
- the BMERB1 gene encoding bMERB domain-containing protein 1 isoform X2, with amino-acid sequence MLPLFASCSDQLDIISMAETTMMPEEIELEMAKIQRLREVLVRRESELRFMMDDIQLCKDIMNLKQELQSLVAIPEKEKTKMEKQREDELIQKIHRLVQKRDFLVDDAEVERLREKEEDREMAEFLRTKLKPIDKATQSPTSSPAEKKAEPPPSKPTIAKAGLAIIKDCCGTTQCNIM; translated from the exons ATCAACTTGACATCATTTCAATGGCTGAAACAACAATGATGCCTGAGGAAATTGAGCTTGAGATGGCAAAGATCCAGAGACTTCGGGAAGTCTTAGTCAGAAGAGAATCAGAACTCAGGTTTAT gATGGATGACATCCAGCTGTGCAAAGACATTATGAACCTtaagcaggagctgcagagttTGGTAGCAATCCCAG aaaaagaaaaaacaaagatggAGAAGCAAAGAGAGGATGAACTGATTCAGAAGATTCATCGACTGGTAcaaaaaagagattttcttGTAGATGATGCAGAGGTGGAGAGATTACG ggaaaaagaagaagacAGAGAGATGGCCGAGTTCCTTCGCACCAAGTTAAAACCCATCGACAAAGCAACACAGTCTCCTACCA GCAGCCCAGCAGAAAAGAAGGCAGAACCTCCTCCAAGCAAGCCCACCATTGccaaggcagggctggcaatTATTAAAGATTGTTGTGGGACCACACAGTGCAACATCATGTAG